The Natrinema pellirubrum DSM 15624 region ACCGCTTGCAGTCCTCCACGAGCGCGAGCGCCGGCGGACCGAAACGATCACCGAGCGGTTCCCCGACGTGTTGGGCATCCTCGCCAGCGCGAACCAGATGGGGGTCGACGTCGTCGATGCCTTCGAACTAGTCACGCGGTGGGCCAGCGGGACGCTCGCGGTCGAACTCCGTCGTGTCCGCAACGACGTCGCGTGGAACCACGACCTGACCGGTGCCCTGCTTTCCTTCGCCGACCGGCTGAACGTCCCCCAGCTCACCCGGACGATGACGCTGGTCGCCGAGGGAAGCCGCTCGAGCGGCGACCTCCATGGCCTGCTCGAGATCGCGGCGAAAAACACTCGGGCACAGGCGAAGATCGCCCGGGAGCGCCGTCGCGAGGTCGGTTCCTACGTAGCGATCGTCGTGATCGGCTTTCTGGTCTACCTGCTGGTGATCGTCATGGTCAGTGCGAGCTACCTGACACCGATCGCGGAGTTGGCCGCCGAGTCGGACGCGACGGCGGCCACGGCGGAGAGTCCGGTTTCGCTGGGTGACATTCCCGTCGATGCCTACGAGGCCCTCTTCCTCCACTCGGCGCTCATTCAGGGGTTCGGGAGCGGACTCATCGCAGGGAAACTGGCCGACAACGACGTCGTCAGCGGCCTCAAGTACGGGCTGGGATTGGTCGTCCTCACCGTCGTCGCGTTCTACCTCCTGGTGTAACCATGATGGGACCTCACTCCGACGACCGGCACGACACCGACTCGCGACCGATCGGGCGGTTCGGCGGCTCCGGATCGGGCTCGGATGCCGATCGGGCCGTCTCGCCGGTCATCGGCGCGATCCTGATGTTCGCGCTCGCGCTCGCCTTGCTCGCGCTCCTCCAGACGACGGCGATCCCTGCCCTGAACGAGAACCTCGAGTTCCAGCACAACGACCGGGTTCGAGGCGACCTGGGCGAGGTCGACGGAGCCGTCGATCGGGTGGCCGCGTCCGGCAACGGGGAGACGGTCGCGATCGGGGCCGGATTCCGCTATCCGCCGCGGCTATTCTTCGTCAACCCGCCGCCGGCGTCCGGGACCGTGCGGACGACCGACGCCGGGACCGTCGCGATCGACAACGCCGCGGCGGCCGGCGAGACCGGCGACTACTGGAACGGCACGCCGCGGACGTTCGAGACCCGCGCGCTCGAGTACGTCCCCGACTACAACGAGTACGGGGGCGCACCGACGACCGTCGTGGAGCCGTGGGTCCGCTACGACCGGTTCGACGAGCGAGCCGTCACGCGATCCGAGCAGGACCTCGTCGACGGTCGCCGGCTCGATCTCGTCGCGCTCGAGGGCGAGCGGTCGGTCTCGCGGGCGGACGACGTTTCGATCGACGTCGACCCGACCAGCGCGCCGGCCCGGACAGTGACGGTTAGCGACCGAGGTGAGCCGATCACGCTGACGCTGCCGAGCCGGCTCTCCGAGGACGAGTGGCGGGACCTCCTCGCGGCCGAACTCGACCCTGCAGGCGATTCCGATGACGATCGGTACGTCACGAGCGTGGACTGTCGGCAAGCGCCGCCCGAGCCCTGCGGACAGGTGACCCTGACCCTCGAGGAAGGGGCGACCTACGAACTCCGGCTTGGGGCGGTCTCGGTCGGCGACGGTGGGAGCGACGGGACCGCGGCGTATCTCACCGACCTCGAGGGAGACGAGACCGCGATCCCCGAAAGCGGCCGCCAGCGACTGGTCGTCGAGGCCCGCGATCGGTTCGACAACCCTGTCAGCGGCGTGGCGGTAACCGGCAGCGTCGACGGCGACGGAACGGTTCGGCCGGTCGAGCCGGTCACCGACGCCGAGGGACGGGCGACGTTCGTCTACGAGGCCCCGGCTGACGTGGACGGGACCCGCGACATCGAGGCGACCC contains the following coding sequences:
- a CDS encoding Ig-like domain-containing protein, which gives rise to MMGPHSDDRHDTDSRPIGRFGGSGSGSDADRAVSPVIGAILMFALALALLALLQTTAIPALNENLEFQHNDRVRGDLGEVDGAVDRVAASGNGETVAIGAGFRYPPRLFFVNPPPASGTVRTTDAGTVAIDNAAAAGETGDYWNGTPRTFETRALEYVPDYNEYGGAPTTVVEPWVRYDRFDERAVTRSEQDLVDGRRLDLVALEGERSVSRADDVSIDVDPTSAPARTVTVSDRGEPITLTLPSRLSEDEWRDLLAAELDPAGDSDDDRYVTSVDCRQAPPEPCGQVTLTLEEGATYELRLGAVSVGDGGSDGTAAYLTDLEGDETAIPESGRQRLVVEARDRFDNPVSGVAVTGSVDGDGTVRPVEPVTDAEGRATFVYEAPADVDGTRDIEATLQFGDGAERTATFDIRVMDRDGDGATSSVAPGATITDVVANTGGNDRYDVTLNATDVNGDLAGAVFELRDPDTGTVIDRVERGLRGDADTASARLTARGNDRRRSYRIVATVTDGAGNVASDERIVSG